The Denitromonas sp. genomic sequence GGTGAAAAGCAGGAAGAGGTAGAGGATGCCGAACAGGCAGACCGCGCCGAACAGGTCGCCCAGCCAGCGCCGGATGCGCCCCTTGCGGTTAAGGTCGGCGACGGCGTCACGAACGATGGCGGCGTGCAGCGCCTTCGCGCGCTCGTGGTCCATCCAGTCGCCGTAGGCCTGCAGGAACTCGCACGCGTCGAGGACAGAAGCGTCGTCGTGCATGTCGGGGTTGGCGATGATCTGCCGCGCGTCCGCGACCGTCATGCTGGGGAAGCGGATCACCTGGGCGCTCATTTGCGGCCACCCGATCCGACGCGCGGCCGCTCCTGCTCGCGCAGCCATTCCTGGACCGCGCCACGGCGATAGAGCACCTTCCGGCCGATCCGCACGCAGGCCGGTCCGATGCGCCGGGTTTCCCAGCGCGCGAGGGTGTCGACCGACAGCCCGAGCTCCTGACCGAGCTCAGCTCTGCTGATCCAGTCTTCCAAGAGCCCCGGCTTTGCCGCGTCGGGGGAGGGGCCTTCCGTTTCCGCCATGCACTGTCCTCCGTTGCGCCGCCCAGCGCGGGCAGCGGTCGGAGGGCATCAAACGCGGTGAAGGGCAGCGGCACCGAGGCGCGGAGAGGCGCGGGAACCTAAAGGCCCGCGCCGCTGTTCCAAATAGTTAACGCCGACGGCGATTAACCAGTTGATCGCATTCCGTTTTCGAGGAAATGGTTAGCGCACCAGCCACGGAATCGTCCGGGCTTGAGCAGGCAGAAGGACCGCAGAGATGAAATCACCAGAGAAAGACTGACCATGGATGACAGGACGCTCCTCGCCGCAATTGGCGAGGCGCTCTACGGGCAAAGCTGGAAGGTGGCGTTGGCTGGCGATCTCAAGGTTGATGATCGGTCGCTGCGACGCTGGATCCAGACCGGCAAAGTCCCCGACGGAGTGTGGCGCGACCTGATCGTCCTGCTCGCGGATCGGCGCGGAGTGATTGAATTGCTCCTAACCGAAGTTCGCGGCAAGTCCTGACGGGCAAAGTCGCCGCCTAGCTCCAAACTGCTGATTTGGTGAACCTTTCCGCGCCCTCTGGGCAGCGGCGGGCACCGCTTTGAAAAATGGAATGGAGGTACGAGCATGGGTGTGCTGCCGAGGGTCTTCTTTACGATGACCGAGGCCGCTGCCCGGTGGGGGTACGCGCCTGCGGACATCGCAGGGTGGGCCCACCAGGGGCAGCTGGAGATTGTTACCGGAATCGCGCCGGTGGATTGCGGGGGGGAACCTGCTGCGGGACTGGTGGCCATCTCGGTCGCCGACATACTGCCGATGTTCCGGAGGTCCGGAACAGGCCCAAGGGAAATGCCGGTGCGCAGGATCCGCGCGCAGGGCAAGGACGAGTGGATGATGATCACCGAACCTGCCGGAGGGGTGATCGTCTCGATGGACGACTTGTTGATCCTCGCCGACGAGGTCCATCGCTTTGAGGTCGAGCGGGAAATCTTTGGCAAGCCGCACGGAGGGAAGGGACCGGAGCCGAAATTTGATTGGGACGAGTTCTGGCGCGCGGTCGCGCTCTGGGTTCATGAGCATGGCGTTCCGCCGACCTTGAAGGAATTCACGGAGGTCATGTCGAATTGGTTCCTAGACCAATCGGATGGAAAGAGCAGCCCGAGCGACAGCGTGATCCGCAAGAAGCTCTCGCCGCTCTGGAACCGCCTGCGGCAGGAGGCGTGACCATGCGCGAGCTGCTCGAGGACCTGCTGGGCGCGGTCGCACTGTTCGCCACGCTTTGGCTTCTGCTGATCCTGACACCTTGATGTCAGCACCGGGGCGGCGTTCACTCGCCGCCTCGAACCACGCGCGGGCGCGCCTTCATGATGTCGGCCACCGCGTCCACGCCTGCCCGCAGCGGGCTGTCGAGAAGATGGGCATAGCGCTGCGTCGTCCGCATCTGCGAGTGCCCCAGCAGCTTCCCGATCATCTCGAGCGACGCGCCGCCGCTGACCAGCAGCGAGGCGAAGGTGTGGCGCAGATCGTGGATCCTGACGTCGGGCAGCTGCGCCGCAGTCTGGATCGCCGACCAGAACCGCCTGATCTCCTGCACGGGCTGATCCTTGGGCGAGCCGTCCGCGCCCACCGCGTCGCCGGGAAAGAGCCACTCGCAGCCCTTTGGCACCGCCACCCGCCGCTGGCGCACCAGCGCCGCCGTGTCGGCCGAGATCGGCACGCGGTGCACGCGACGCTGCTTCGTGTTCGCAGCGGGCTTGGACCAAGTCCCGAGCTCGAGGTTGAACTGTTCGAACCGCGCCGTCCGGACCTCGCCCAGGCGCGCGCCGGTCAACATGCACATGCGAACGATGGCCGCGCCGCGCTGGTCCTCCGCCGCATGCAGGGCATCACCCAGCCGCGTGATTTCCTCGATGGAGAGGAACCGTTCCCGCTCGTTCTCCATCCGCCTGCGGAACGCTTCGGCCGGGTTGTCCGCGCGCATCTTCCACGCGACCGCAAGGTTGAACATCTTCCGCAGCACCTCGCCCACCCGGTTCGCCCGGATCGGCGTCGGTTTCGCGGGCGCGAGCGTCTTGCGCCGCGTCTTGGCCTTCTCCTTGGCCGGGCGCGCCCGCCCTTCCGCGATCTGGCCCAGCAGGCGCTCGACGTCGGCGGGCTCGATTTCGGCGACAAGGCGGTGCTTCCAGTGCGGCTCGACCAGCTTGCGAAGCATCGACGCCTGGTCGGATGCGTTGCGCGGAGCAAGGTGCG encodes the following:
- a CDS encoding helix-turn-helix transcriptional regulator, producing the protein MAETEGPSPDAAKPGLLEDWISRAELGQELGLSVDTLARWETRRIGPACVRIGRKVLYRRGAVQEWLREQERPRVGSGGRK
- a CDS encoding site-specific integrase, which gives rise to MANRQRLNEKLVKAAEPRARPYQLFDDEVLGFSAVIQRTGSRGFYLDFTIKGRQRRMAIGRWPEWSVAAARDRAKQLRRDIDDGIDPLAEREEIRAAPRIPDLIDRYLREHAAHLAPRNASDQASMLRKLVEPHWKHRLVAEIEPADVERLLGQIAEGRARPAKEKAKTRRKTLAPAKPTPIRANRVGEVLRKMFNLAVAWKMRADNPAEAFRRRMENERERFLSIEEITRLGDALHAAEDQRGAAIVRMCMLTGARLGEVRTARFEQFNLELGTWSKPAANTKQRRVHRVPISADTAALVRQRRVAVPKGCEWLFPGDAVGADGSPKDQPVQEIRRFWSAIQTAAQLPDVRIHDLRHTFASLLVSGGASLEMIGKLLGHSQMRTTQRYAHLLDSPLRAGVDAVADIMKARPRVVRGGE